TCTCCATCACCTCGGACATCATGGGCGCCGCCTGCCGCGGCACCACCTACCGCGTCTCGGTCACCGGCGACGGCACCACCATGCTGCGCGTCTACGAGGGCGCCGTCGAGCTCTGGGACCCGATGAAGGCCATCACCGGCCCCGGCTTCTGGGAGACCGGCGCCGCCGAGGGTGAAGACGGGGACGGCAAGCACGAGGTCGTCGGACCCCACGAGGTCGCCGGACCCCACGAGGTCACCGAGGAGGAGTGGCGCCGCAACCTGATCACCTCGATGCAGGAGGTCATCATCGGCGCCGACGGCGAGGTGCTGCGCCAGGGCTCCTTCTCCCACTCCGATCCCGCCGAGCAGAGCGAGTGGGTCCGCTGGAACCACGAACGCGACGCCGCCGACGAGTAGTTTACCGTCCGCGATGAAGTGCGACAAACCCTCCCGCCGGGAGGGTTTGTCGTCTGTGCGGAAGGGTCGGTATCGAGGCGGCGGCGCGCGTTTTTGCCCGCGGTCTCCCGCCGGGGAGACCGCGGGGTTGCAAAAACCGTGCCGCCGCCGGCGGGAGGCTCCGGAGCACCCGGCCGCCGCCGTCACGCTTCTTGCGTGCGCGCCGGACCGGGGGGTCCGGCGCGGCAACAAGCGCGCCGACGGCTGGGTCGTGGACGGGTAGCGGTGTTCCCGGCGCTTATGCCGGTAACGCCGTCGTGCGCGGGCGTGGGCGTCATGTCTTCATCATCTGCACCAACCCGCCCTACGGCCGCCGTCGTGCGCGGGCGGGGGCGTCATGCCCCGTGCCGCCGCCGGCGGGAGGCTCCGGGGCACCCGGCCGCCGCCGTCACGCTTCTTGCGTGCGCGCCGTCAGGCCGCTTGGGGCGACTACTGCGGCTCCTGCGGCAGGGCGATGATCACGCCGAGTAGACCGACGGCCAGGCCTATGATGGACAGGACGATGGGCTCGTTTATCGGTCGGGCGTCCAAGTAACCGAAGATGGCGAATCCCAAGCCGATAACCCCCAGGATGATGGCGAAGACCTTCTTCATTATTCTCCTTTCGGTGAGCGTGAGGAAAAATTGTCGAACGACTGCGCGTTCATAGTCGTCCCCAGGCATGACAGCTCGGGTCATCCCGGTTGCCAAGGGGGCGGTTCGGTGTTAAACTGGCCTATGTTAACATCTTAGCGGAGGCGACTTGCTCCACCGACAGGACCGTCTCATCGCCGTCGTTCTGGTGGTCGGCGACCTGGCGTGCACCTTCGGCGCCCTGGCGCTGGCCTACGTGATGCGTTTCGTCTGGAAGCTGGCGCCCAATCTGCCGGACTGGACGCCGAGTTTCGCCGACTACCTGCCCTTCGCCCTGGCGATCATGGTCACCCTGGTGGCTGTCTTCGCCGCCAACGGTTTGTACTCCCGCCGCCGGGGACACTCGAACATCGAGGAGTTCCTGGCGGTGCTGCGCATCAGCTTCCTGGTCCTGGTGGTGGCCTACGGGGTGACGATCTTCTGGCGGGTCAGCGCCCTGTCGCGCTGGCTGTTGGCCTTCTTCTGGGTGCTGGACGTCGTTTTCATCACCGTCTTCCGGCTGCTGGTGGACGCCGTGGCGCGGCGGGTCCGCCGGATGGGTGTGGACACGCGCAAAGCCCTGGTCATCGGGGCGGGCGGTCTGGCCGAACAGGTCGTCGAGCGGCTGCTCGATCATCCGGAGTACGGCTACGAGGTGACGGGCTACATCGCCGAGGAGGCGGTCGACGCGGGACGGCTGGAGAGCCTCGAGTACCTGGGCGGCTTCAACGAGTTAACCGCGGTGCTGGAGCGGAACCGGCCCGATGAGGTCTTCATCGCCCTCTCGCGCCACCACAACCACCGCCTGCTGGCCGTCCTCGATCTCTGCGAGCGTGAGGGGGTTAACGCCTCGATCGTGCCCGACTTCTTCGAGGTGCTGCTCAGCCGCTCGATCCAGCGGACCCAGCTCGAGGATATGGACGGCATCCCGGTGGTGGGGCTGCGCGAGGTGCCGCTGCACTCGCTCTGGAACCGCTTCGTCAAGCGGGCTTTCGACTTCATCGTCTCGCTGCTGTTCATTCTCGTCTTCAGTTGGCTCTACGTCCTGGTAGCCGCCGGGGTGGCCCTGACCAGCAAGGGGCCGGCGATCTTCAAGCAGCGCCGCGTCGGCCGCGACCTGGAGGAGTTCACTCTCTACAAGTTCCGCACGATGTACGTGCAGAGCGAGAGCAGCTCGGATACGGTCTGGACGAAGAAGGACGACCCCCGGGTGACGCCCTTCGGCCGTTTCCTGCGTCGCACCAGCCTGGACGAGATCCCCCAGTTCTTCAACGTCCTCAAGGGGGATATGTCGATCGTCGGGCCCCGGCCGGAGCGGCCCCATTTCGTCGAGCAGTTCAAGGAGAGCGTGCCGCGTTTCCAGGTCCGCCACCAGGTCAAGGCGGGGATCACCGGCTGGGCACAGGTCAACGGCCGCTACGAGCTGACCATCCCGCAGAAGGTGGAGTACGACATCTACTACATCGAGAACTGGTCCTTCTGGCTGGATCTGCGGATCATCTTCATGACCATCTTCCGGGTGATCGGCGGCCGGGACGCCTATTAGCGAGGTCATCGTGTTGAAACGACTACTGGTATTCTCGTTGATGATCGCCACCGGCGCCGGCGCCGCCCTGCCGGCGGCCACGGTGCCCCTGGACCACTGGGCCTATGAGGTGGCCGATGAGCTCGTCATCCGCGGGCTGTGGACGGCGGAGCGCTTCGGCGAGCGTCCCTGGTCCCGGGCCGACTTCGCCGCCGGAGCGGGTTACCTGCTGGAGCAGTACGAGCGCGGCGAGGTGGGCCTGCATCCCGCCTCGCGGGGCTGGCTGGACCGGTTGGTCGAGGAGTTCGCCCCGGAGATCGAGCGCTGGCGGTCCGATCGGGGACCGGCTTCCCGGGCGGATTACGCCGCCCGCGATGAGCCGCCGGAGCCGGCCCTCGAGGTCGGCGCCCGGCTCGAGGCCTCCGCCGGTTACCGCTCCGCCGAACTGCAGTTGCCGGAGGACGGCGCCGAGGGTGAGGACGCGCCCGCGGAGCCGGAGTCCGGTCTGCGGGATCGCGAGCGCCTGGAGCTGTTGTTCGGTGGCGGTTACGGCGACGAGCTGGCCCTTTGGGGCAGGGCCGAGGCCGACACCGACGGCTTGGAGGACTCCGACTGGCGCGGGTTGGACTGGAAGGCGGGCATCTCGGCCCAGTTCGACTACGGTTTCCTGCGCTGGCGGCCGACGGAGTGGTTCCAGGCCTGGGCCGGGCGCGATCAGCTCCAGTGGGGTTACAGCATCGGCGGCTCGCTGCTGTTCTCGGGCACCGCTCCGGCCCCCGACGGCTTTGGTTACGGCTTGGAGTGGGGGCCGCTGCGCTTCAGCTACTTCCACTGCGCCCTGGACACCTGGCGCGAGGGGCCGGAGAGCGACTACACCTACTACAACCGCTTCCTGGTCGGTCATCGGTTGAGTTGGCAGGCGGCGCCCTGGCTGGTCGTCGGTCTGGGCGAGGCCACCACCTACGGCGGTGAGGGTCGCGGCATCGACCTGGCCTACCTCAACCAGCTGATGCTGCATTACGTCGAGCAGCTCGCCGGGCGGGTCCACAACGACAATCCCTTCTGGCAGCTCGATGTCGACGTGCTGCCCTTCCCCGGCGGTCGTTTCTGGGGCCAGTTGATGATCGACGACTACCAGTACGAGGACGATCCCGAGCCGCCGCACATCGGCTTCCTCGCCGGGGCGGCCTGGGCCGATCCGCTGAACCTGGCCGGACTGACCCTGTCGCTGGAGTACCTCAAGGTCTGGAACTGGGTCTACAACGTCAAGCCGGACTACGACAAGCTGCTCTACCTCGGCCATCCCCTGGGCTTTCCCCGGGGCAACGACGCCGACCGCTGGAGCTTCCGCCTGAATTGGGACTTCGGCGCCGACTGGTCGACCCGCTTCGCCGTGACCCTGGACCGCAAGGGCGAGGGGCGCATCGAGGATGAGTGGGAAGCCAAGGGCTTCACCTCGGAGCCGTTCCCCTCCGGGGTGGTCGAGGAGCTGCAGACCTACGCCCTCTCCGGGGCCTGGCACCCCAACCGTAACCTCGAGGTGGGCCTGGAGTTGGCCCTGCGCCGGGCGACAAACTACGCCAACCTCGAGGGCGCCGAGCTGACCGACATCTACGCCGGGCTGTCGGCGAGCTATCTGCTCGACTGGCGCTAGGCCCTCCGCCGCGCCGGCACGGTTCTTGCTCGCCGCGTTCCCCCTGGCGGGGCAACGCGGGCAACAACCGCGCCGGCGCTCGTTTCTCCCGCGAGCCGCCGGCGGTACCAGCCCCCGCACCGCGCCTTTTTCGCAAGGGTCGGTACGGGGTTTATGGTGTTGACCGAGCCTCGGCTGGGCGCTCTCGTCGGGGTGTGTGTGATGAGGGGGCTTGACGCCCCGGATGCTTCGGATTATCTTAGCTGTGGGCGCAGCCGGGAGGTCAGAATGCGTTACGTTTTGTTAGCGGTGGTGTTGCTGGCGGGGGTGTGTTTGGCGAGCTTCGAGGTCACCCTGCAGCCCGATGACGACGAGGGGAATGATTCATCAACGGATGAATATTATCCGGATTCTAATTATGGAGATGAAACCTTTTTTATGGTTATGGGAGATAGTATGTA
The sequence above is a segment of the Candidatus Coatesbacteria bacterium genome. Coding sequences within it:
- a CDS encoding undecaprenyl-phosphate glucose phosphotransferase — translated: MLHRQDRLIAVVLVVGDLACTFGALALAYVMRFVWKLAPNLPDWTPSFADYLPFALAIMVTLVAVFAANGLYSRRRGHSNIEEFLAVLRISFLVLVVAYGVTIFWRVSALSRWLLAFFWVLDVVFITVFRLLVDAVARRVRRMGVDTRKALVIGAGGLAEQVVERLLDHPEYGYEVTGYIAEEAVDAGRLESLEYLGGFNELTAVLERNRPDEVFIALSRHHNHRLLAVLDLCEREGVNASIVPDFFEVLLSRSIQRTQLEDMDGIPVVGLREVPLHSLWNRFVKRAFDFIVSLLFILVFSWLYVLVAAGVALTSKGPAIFKQRRVGRDLEEFTLYKFRTMYVQSESSSDTVWTKKDDPRVTPFGRFLRRTSLDEIPQFFNVLKGDMSIVGPRPERPHFVEQFKESVPRFQVRHQVKAGITGWAQVNGRYELTIPQKVEYDIYYIENWSFWLDLRIIFMTIFRVIGGRDAY